In Betta splendens chromosome 1, fBetSpl5.4, whole genome shotgun sequence, the genomic stretch TGAATATCAACGGCTTTCGAATAGATTTCGACCGTTGACATGAGGATCGTTGTCCCGAGCTGGTAGATTGCtcgctaacgctagctagccaCTAGCTGGCGTGTAGCATGGCACTGTTAGTGTCCAGCTTTAGCCGTTAAGTTGAGCTGACAGGCTAATATTTACCAGCTGGCGACGTGCTGTagctggtttgttttctttgtcccTCTAAGCTAGCCAGCTCCTTGCTGGTCTCATGTATTTTACGCGTTGCTGTGTGATTGGGAGGATGTCGGTCAAGTAGCACTAAAGTGTTGAGGGGATTTTTTTGAAGCTAACAGGTAGTGACATCGTTAGGTAGACCTGATTTTTGACATGTATGTTGGGTATGCTAATGTGATGCTAACAGCTATGCTAACGTTATCTCCGCTGATGGTATCTTGGGGAGGGGATTGTTGCTACGTAATAGAAGCCAACGTCAGTGCAGCATCAAAGACGCTAACGTTTTGACGGGCTCAACTGGCTGTTTTTCTCCAATTGTTTTGCATATTTGAACGCAGTTTTTAGGCTCGAGAACTTGATAACTTAGGCTAACTGACGTTATAAAGATGGTTTACGCTGCATTTGTTCTTTTGCACATTAAATCACAGCAATTTGAAGCACTCAGCGCACATTAAAGACAAGTGTTTTGCAGCTATGGGCGGTTCATATGCAATGACTGTATTATTCGCGAGTGATCATAAAGACTAGGTCTTAGGTATGACAGGTATCTGGTGTTTACATGAACAAGAGAACCTGCCTGTGTAGTTTAGCAAGGAAAGCCTGCGACGCTCTGTACCGCTGCCTGTTCTCCAAGTACCTGTTTACGAGGTGTATTGAGATCCTGAGCGATGTTTCTCTTGGTTTTGCCCTTGCAGGGTTCGAAAGCATTCTGGAAGGTATCTATGGGCCAATGCTGCTGAGAGACCTCAATTTATTTGATGGTGGGTGTGTATGTAAACAAAAAGTTTGTAATCACGCTAACATGTGTACAATATAAAGTATTTAGGTACAGGTGTAAATGTTACGTTTAATGTGGAATATAATACACATCTGGTATGTAATAAGCATTTATGGTAATAGGATATGTGAGATTATGTCCATATACCATGTATTAAATGTTATGTATCATTcaggtttatttattaaaccagTATTATAATATGTTAATAGCTTCTCTTGAATTTATAAATGTTGATGCACTGTAATATACAAGTTCCTGTTTTAATTATTGTAACAGTAATTTATTTAACTATTATTGTATACCTACTCATTTGCCCTCGTGTGCTTAAATGAAAGCCCGTTGTGCTTGTAATTTTGTATGAGTGATCATCATGCAGCATAggaaaattaaacagaaaatgtattttagACTTAAACATATGTCTACATCATCAAAAATACTAATGTGCATCTCTGTATGTGCCCACTTTGTTATCCATGTGCATAATTGCTTATTGTGTGGGAGTAATAGTTGTTGACATGTCATCTGCGGTATCTTCTTCTGGATAAAGATAAACTATACTTTCTTTCTCTTTACGCATAAAGTTTCTTTCTCTTAAACGCATACATTGCAAACTCATAACAGTCGTTTTTTGTGGTTTAAACACTTTTTACActaaacacttttttttaaatcataaatATTTTTGCTATGTTTTTTTAGACTGTGAACCCGAAGAAGTAGAGGACTGGTCCCCTGAATCAAGCTGCTCCCAGTGTTCATTCTGCAACCTTCTCCTAGACAAACTCAATGTAAGATAATACATATATAAAGATCTTTGATAGTTTTAATAAGGCTACAGGTTCTCAAAATAATCCATTTTGTTATAAAACATCCATATTAGCAAATTCATCTGTAAAGTATAATTTATCCTATCTTCCTTTTTAGGATCAAGTACCAGCAGCTTTGTCGCCTCTGTCCTCCCCCTCTGATTACTCTCCCTGTCTGATCTCTGagagcagccaatcagctcACAGGTTTCTTCAAGCTGTATTTCACAAAAAAGGTGAGACAGTTGCCTTTCCAACACGTCGGCATATGACACTGCCACAATTGCAACATTGCCTGATTATCCTGCGTTAATAGTAGATCAAGTTGTAAATATTTTGCTGTCTAGAGTCAGTATTTGTCTATTCCTACAACATTTTGGAGGCAGAACTGTGTTTTGCTGCTAATAATAAAATGGTAGTTTTATGGCAAGATGTAAAAAACATGAGATAAGATGAATTAAACATATCTCTAAACTTTCCTCTATTTTCTTCTAGAGGAGCAGAAATTATTGTACTCATTTTAACATCTGCCTGTACTTATGTGTTCTTTATTAGATGTCTCCCTAGGCTGTGATTCCAACATCCCCCTGGTTGCCCAGGAACTGATGAAGAAGATGATACATCAGTTCGCCTTGGAGTATGCGTCAAAGTGCCTACTCCACCCAAGTACAAATGGTGTTATGAGGACTCCATCGCCTTTATTAGAAACAGAAACCTCAGATGCCCCTCTGGACCTCACAGTGTGTCGGTctcaggaggagaaagaaagtcATCCTGAACTAGGTAGAAAACCctagatttaaaataaaaacataaaatgttgCTGCTTGGAATGTCAATTATCAACTGCAGAATGTAGTTAAAATTtagttaaaaaatgtatttgcacTCCTAATCAGTTGATTTGCTTCCTGCAACAGATGGCGTGCTTGACCTGTCCAACAGAAACGCTGCAACCTCATCATCACTGTCTAATCACAATGGCACAGGGTAAGAACTTTGTTACCACTGCAGTGCTTTGGTTATGAAACTTCATTTGGGTATGTAATATGACAAAGATTTGATAGTAATTTTCCGGAGTGGTGCTTGGTTTAATTAAACTAATTAACAACTCTCTAAGCTGAGTGATTTGCACACTTTTTTGCTTGTTAATGCTTTGAGTCGGTGCATAGTTAGTCATTACGGAAAGCTAGCTTTTGATTGGTGTTTTGGCTCGTGGGGTTTACTCTTTTATATCTTGAGCGGTAACGTCACAGCAATGATATTATTATTTGTCACATTCATTTGTCAGCAGCCCAGGATTGTACAATTGCACAACGATTTTCACTGATCATTGAGTTTGATTATTGAGCCTTCAAGCATGACCGTTACAGAAGGATATCACAAAACTACAGTGGTTGTATCTGATTGCCAAAGTAACCCCAGCCATTCACAGACTGTCCCACCTGGACGTGAAGAGGCTTTGCCACACACAAAgaatgtgtgtgcatgagacACACACCCGCATGTGTGATGGCCCAGAAACAGAAATATACAAAATAACAATCGCAGTGATGTTACCAACATAAGGCATAAAGGAGTGGACCCCTCCCTCTGCACCCCCTAGCCAAAATCCAAtcccctccatcacctccatcctGACCCTGCTGTTTGGTCCTCCCATCCCTAGGAGGCAGAACAGGCAGAAGGAGTACATTGAGAGGAGCTTGGACTTGTCTGAGGGGTTGCTGTCCAAAGCTTTGAAGGACATACGTTCAGGAAGACTGCAGGAGCAGCGAGCTGCATTGCTTTATGGAATACCTCTTAACACCCTGAGGCAAGGCCTGGATTGCTGGGCTGAGGGGAGGCATCCGGGACGCAGAGATTTCAGGGAGGAACCTACATCACACAATGTCATGTCATCGATGTTGGGTGGAGAAGCCCGTCTTGTTTTGCAAAAGGTGGCAGCGTGGGCAGAGCAGGCAGAGattggaggagctgcagaggagaatGGAGACATGAGTTTCCCATCATCCTCTCTTACTTTTTATCAACCAAGTGTTCTCCAGAAAACCTTTCCACCCTTATTTCCCCAGCTCAGGGATACTTTTCAGCCCCCACCAAGTCCCACTCCTAGTCTGGAGCTGTCTACACCTTTGCGTATTCCTCAGGTCCGTTCCATTTCTGATCATAGCAGGTCAGTGCCAGGTGAGAGTTCCAGCTTTGCTGAAAACCTACATCAGCATACCTCATCAACAGAGGGTACTGCCGGTTTAATAGCTCCTGCAAAACCGTCCTCTCTTTACAAACTCAGACCTCTTCTGTTAGGTCATGGCTCTCTGGGCAGTACCAACCAGTCACCTCAACACCTGGGACCACGTGGGTCCTCCCTGGATGATTCAGAGGAGGGATCAGGAAGTCGGGATAAAGACAAGCAGCCGAGAAAGAAACGCGGGAGGTACCGACAATATGACCATGAACTGATGGAGGAGGCCATTACTATGGTGATGGCGGGTCGAATGAGTGTGTCCAAGGCTCAGGGGGTGTATGGGGTCCCCCATAGCACACTGGAATACAAAGTCAAGGAGCGCACTGGAACACTGAAGAACCCTCCCAAGAAAAAATCTGCCAactcctctggttctggtccaatGACTGGTTCCGCCAACTCAGGGACTCTTGCCTCTGCTGCTAAAGCAAAGTAGTTCTAGACCACAAAACGCCTCTGGAACTCTACACTTGAACTTATCACCTCTCTTACAAGATTCATGTTTCCTGAGGGCACCTGTTAAACACAACACATGCCTTCACAACATGTATGGATACTATTATTCAGGTCTTTTAATTGTGTGTCTCTAATGTGATAGTCatattttttgctgtttttctctATCTTATTCTTGGGCTTCAATGAAATCATTCACAAGGTACAAACAGTTTTCAAGAAGTGGTGCTCATTGCAGCTTTTTACAAGAGCTGCTTAACTCAACAAACTCCtcagtttctgttttaattaagtATTTGATGTTGAAGTATATGACTTGTGTTATAATATGTTTACTGTCATCAAAAAAACAATGGacttatattaaaaaaaacaaacaaacataaaggttaaacaaacaaaaaaagacctTAGTTGTGCAGAGGAATCTGTTGTAGATTTTGGTCTTATCAGGTGATTTGTTAATAATGAAAGGATAAAATAGAACAACTTTTATGCTTTAAGACCTACAGGAAGTTCACAGTGTTTTATGTGGTTTAGTTTTTCTTCCAGCAAAAACTGACTTTGATTGTGTACCAGGTTGCCCAGAATCAAGAATGAGAAACACAGTCCTGGACCTGCTTAGAGCTAAAAGATGAAGTGTGACTCTCATGTTTACTAGTTACTAGTTTATTAGGTTATTCAGGTTTTATTCAAATCTTACAGCTCCCCGTTAGGGGAGCGTTGATGATTGTCATTTGCAGTTTGCTATCTCTCTGGGTATCTGACCTATGCTACTAAAGTGACTTAGAGCCATTATTACAGATTCAGAATCTCTACGAATGGTAGAGAGTTGTACAGTGAGAACTGCTGTGGTGGCTGCATCGTCATGTTATTTTTAAGAGATTAGCTCAAGAAAAGCCATTTTCAGTCCACACAGTTTTCTTCTCTGATGTGCAAGCTTGTCTTAACATTGTATCAAGTGTAGTTGGAATGCAATGTGCAGCATGTTTTAAACTGGGCACTGATAAGCTTGGGACATGTGCGTTATTGTGTCTGTGTACTTTTGTTTGTGgagaatgtttctttttatCAGATATTTACTAAttctgctactgtagctgtattcCTGTAAACCTCACTCATACTGCTGCTTAAAACTTTACTTTATGGGACCGTTTCCCAGGCACAAGCAAGTGTAGCTACAACTGAGGAGCTTATTTCAACTAACGTGTATCTAAGGTGTCATGCATAGCAACATGTGATGTCTAAAAGACAGGCGAGTTTTTTATGTATTGATTGGCTTATCTTTTAATGGTCTACTTGTGGCTGTTTTTATTGAAGGATTTTGGCGAAAAAGTCGCCAGCATGACCGTGACTTGACTTAGTGCAAGGATTATAGGCTTTATTGTCTGTCTGGGGGAAATGAAAACTGTTGTCTACATCCATGTCTGCCTCTGAGATGGGCCCATTCCATTAACTGTGCTACTACCAAAGCAGCAGTTCAGGGTTACCCCCCAAAAAAGCTGCttcagtttgttttgctgtgatgtcagcctgtctctttctttctaACCTCGTTGCCACATATACCTCTGAACTTGATCTGCCTATATCCCAGTGTGGGGTGTTACACCAAGGCCTCTGTTAAGATAGTGAAAATGCTGGGGTATGAGCTCTTATTAGCTTAGGGACACTTGTGACTTATGACTCTTTGACTCTCAAGGAAGAACACCCAAGTGTGAATTTATTGTAACGCCAACAACGCTTAAGTAAATTATTATACAGCAAGTCTGTCATTTGGTGGAGTGTGAAGGAATCTTGAAAAATAGCCTCGTAGCGTTTACTGGAGACCTGCCATGTTCTCAGCCAAGTATTTGTCCTTGTTGGCATTACTTGTAACCGTGAGGCTAATTGTAAAATTAGTTCTTAAGCTTTTTGGACAAATTGTGTGGCACTTTGTAACTTAACAACTATACTAATACAGACTTTCAACTTCTGAATGTGTCTGTTTATAACTGTACACAATGCCTATGTCTGAGGCTGTGGCTGGTGCAGTATAATATCTCTGCCCTGGCTATTATTCGTTTATATCAAAGGGCCAGTTTGTAAGCAAGCCTATTTGCCTTTTGAGATAGAAGGATAAAAGGATGATTATTTCGATTGCAGTATATCCTGGATCACGTCTGGGCTTCTTTTGAAATTGATCTTTAAAGCCTTTTGAGTTTTGGACAGAACTGTTGTTTAATCATTAGTTAACTTAATATAAATTTACTATTTATGCATAAAATCAACTATTGCACTATGAtaagtgtttttattgtagGAACCAGTTTTGTGGTTTTGCTTCGTACTTATTTATTGATTGTGCTTCGGAACTGTGAGTTTTACTAGTTTAATTGTTAGTTTTTGATTTGTAATGGGACACTTTGATGCAATGTGAAATGTGTATTGCTACTACTGCATGAACGCTTTTAAATGTTAGcttatataatttattttgtaCTAAATTGAAACCTGTCTGTCGTGGCTGTTTAGTGATTACTTTAAAAATTATTTAGGTCATACAAAACCTTTTTTGATTATCATAACAAACTCAACATTAACACTACAGAATGTAACACTGTTCCACTGCAACTGACCCCATTGAACCATGTCATATTCTGGTGTCTTGCACTACTAGTAATCATGTTAACAAAATCAATGAATtacttttaaagtaaaatattacTCTTAGGTTTTAACATCAAtgactttttcattttgttttgagcATTTCTATAATTGTTCTTCTGCTTCAGAAGAATGCTATTATTTGCCATCAGCAAATCATCAATAAAACAGTTCACTGATCAGCTGTGGTTGTCAGATTTAACTAATAGTTGTTTGTTGTAGATTCTTGCACATTATTATGCATTTTGTGGGACAGCTACACACTAGCAATAAAAAACGAATTATGATAATATTAGATAGAAATTGTCATAAGATTGTTTCAGGGTCCATGTTTTgagtaggttttttttaaatcagtttaCAACTCTTTGTTGTACCCAGGCTCAGGTTTGTCACTAATGAACAGAGAATGTTTGTCTTGATTAGTGTTAGTTTTTACACGTTGTAAAACCTAATAATGTAATTATGCTAGTCAAAGCAATGCAGTGAGCACATGACTGCAAGCTGGTAATATAATGCAAAATAGAAACTAGATCCAGCTGTGGCATGTTCCAATCCAGAGTTAATCGCTACGGTGGCGGCACGTCTCAGAAGTGGTCGTCTGTGCAGCTTCTATAAACATAACTGCTGAGTCTATTTTTGACAGAAGTTGCTTTAACCAATCAGATGGCTACACagcagttaaaaataaaatactgtaaatagacTATTTATTtagcaaacaaacaaggaaattggagaatgaaatgaatgaatctttttttttttttttttttcttacttgaGTCAAACCTCCTAATGACCATGTTTGTATTTTTGCCTCTAGTTCCTTGCTGCAGTCAGAAAACATGGGTGATCTGGGACATCGAGGGACTAAGCGGCATCAGACATCTGTGTTGGATGCTGTTCTCAGCTCACTCTGCCCAGCACATTCTTCTTTATTACACAAGATACTGAAGATGGCACAGCACGAAAAACGTCTGTCTTTCCTCAATCACAAACCCGTAGGTCAAATGGAATCTTACTGCTCACGCTGTGGGGTAAACCCTCACGACAGTGTTAATACTCTTGCAGTCCCATTAAGTGAATGTAAATCTCACAACCATAAACCATGCTACCCTTTGACTGATTGTGATCATCAAGGTCATGGTAGCACATTTTACCATCCAGGAGACTCAAAGTCAAATTGCAATATCCCTCATTATCCTTTAAAAGACTGTAAAAGCAAATCTTCTGCGGGCTCAAGCTACTCctgtgtgcagagatgcaggatGGAAACCTACACCGCTCTATGCCCCAAGAGGCTGCATTGCGCTTCCTGTCTTGGTCATATCAGCAAAGTAGTGTGTCCGTTTGCATCCACCCGCTCCTCTATGTGCAGTCCCTCCTCAATGGTCTGCTGTAATCAACACAACTGTCACTTTTGTCCCTGTTACTCAAAGCATATGTGTCTGATGCAGGTCAGGAACTCCCAAGAAATCGGGTTTGGAGACCAGGATCCTCCTTGTCCTGTGCTGAAGATGGAACAaagcccctcccctcctcctctttccccaGTGTCCTCAGACATCAGTAAGAAAATGGATGAAAACCCACCCTTCCTGCTTCACCATGGACATGAGGTGGAAGCGGAACAAATTGTTAGAAATTATTTTATGAATTCTATTCAACATAAAGCTGATGGTGATACAACTACAGAAGAGGGGCAGCAGTATATGACTACAAGTCAGGCTGAGCGAAACCAAAGCAGGACTTTACTGCAAGATGTTTTGAATCGTTTTAGTAAAACAATCGACACCATCAGACCTTTAGATAAGGACCAAGAGCAGCCACAATCTCCAAGTCAGAGCTTGCAGTGTCCTGGTGATGCCCATCTGACTGAAATCATCACCAAAGTGCTTCACAAGGGCAGTGCTAGCGACTACAATCTCAGTGACCTTTTCAATCAACATGATAGCAACGAGCCCAAGTCACCTAACACACGCTCACGTCGTCGCCAGGAGGTCCTGGCTGCTATAGCAACACCTGTTGATGATGCTTCAAATAGAAGGAAGGTCTTAAAAATAAAGCGGGAGCTTGCTATGCTTGACCACAACAGAGAAAGGAATGTGCCACCAGTTAAGCGGTCAAGACTGAAAGATGGAAATGTTCTGACCGTGTCAGACTTGAACCCTAATAAAGAGACTGAAAGAGAAATGAAGGAAGATGTTGAATCTACAGAGAATCATAGAATTAGAAAAAGACCACCGAATGTTCTCTCTGCAGCCGGTGGTAGGGATGAAGGAAAAGGTGAGTTGCGAACAGTAATAACCACAGAGGATGTTAAAATTCTTGAAGCAGAGggaaaacaaatagaaaaaacCAGCGAGGAGACATATTTTACTCTTTCAGCCACTAAAATCCCTACCCTTGAGTTCCGGCGCAATTACAGCAGAGGTGAATGTCAGCAAGCACAGATAAGTGCATCCTCAGCAAAACTATCTGGTGGGGAAAGTGATAAAGGTGTTGAAGGTAGTGATGATGAAGGTGGCAAGAACCACAAACCAGCCCCATTAGCTCAAAACCTGGGCAGAAATAGTGAAGGTAAGGTTTGGCCTGAAAGGCAGAAGGATCAGATGAACCACTCTAAGGATGAGAGGAGATCTAAGAGGAACATAGTACCTCCACAGCGGTTTTCCTCCTATGTCACAGAGCCCAGGATGTTCTTTGTTGCACGGTTCGATGACGGCATCTTGAACAGAAGAAGCATTTTGCCATCTAGTCCACTAGATGACTCATCTAAAGGCCCATGTGCTAGAGTCCCTCAGCTTGAATCAAGACACGAAACCCCTTTGTCTCCACCTGAGCACACTGAGAGTCTTGCCTTAGAAGCACCACAACGAAAACAATGTAGACCTTCACACACCAAGTCAAAAGGTCATATTGCACAAAGTGTAGCTACCAGAGGGAGGGGTCATGCAGCACAACAGGCAAGCTCAGACACGCCCCCAAACCCCTTGGATGTGAACGTCGGCGATTCATCTGCTACCTGCGCTGAGGGTCCTGCCAGCCCCCCAACTGATTACACTAGTCCAATTAAGCTCATGTTTGTGTCACCAGTAGAAGACAAGAAAGGGGTCCGATATAGTCTCAAATCAGCCGCCTCTGGTTCTAGTGCACAAGCAGAGGAACACTTTGACCCATGTGAAGTGTCATCATGGTCAGGGTCAcctgagaaacacaaaaaccacagcacAGAATCTGGTACTTCACTAGTAAAAACAACCCCTTCACCATCAAAGTCAGCTTCCTCACCTACAGGATCTGCTAGTTTGCCGACCAAGTCGGCTTCGCCACCCAGCAGGTCTGTCTCTTCACCAGGAAAGTATTTCCCCTCCAAACCTAAGTCGCCTTCCTCGCCAGCAAACTCAAGTTCCCCACGTAGCAAGTCTATGTCTTCACCAGCCAAGTCATCCACATCCAAATCATCACCGTCGTCACCGGCCAAATCCACATCCTCAGCGTCTCCTTCCCCTAAACCTAAATCACCCAAATCTGCTTCCTCATCGCCTAAAATAGGTTCCAGAAGAAACGGTGAAACCACTCCAACTAAGCGCGTAGCTGGACCTGACAGTCAGAGGTCCCCATGTGACTTACCAGCTTTTCATGAAACAACTCCTCCAAAAAGGCGTCCGGGGCGCCCAAAGAAGCTGGGaccacagctggagcagaaagTCAAAAGGCCAATTGGTCGACCACGCAAACAGAAGGCTGTGGATTCAGTAATTGGGTCGAAGACTGTCGAACCTGTTGTGGCATCTGATATTGAAGAAAATGTAAACAAGAATCTCAAAATCACAGTCGTGTACGGCCGTTCAAGGAGACACAAGCGAATGGTGTCTGAGTGCTTTGACAAACTCCAGACAGACTTTCACGATGCCTGGCAAGCGGCGGCGCTTAAAAGTGACTTGAGAATTTCAATGTGCAGCTCTACAAAAAACCCGGGAGGTACGGAAGCGACTTCAACCGAGGAGTTGACGTTTGTCAGCCCTGTTAAAGAATGTGCCACTCAGTCTAGTAGCAACATCAAGTGCCATAAAGGGGATAATGGTGTGCCCTCAAGAAAACCAGGCAGGCCTGCAAAGGTTAAAATCTCTGGAATCTCTGTCACAGTAACTGCAGTTTCACCGCGGCAGCGCAAGATTCAGATCAACAGGGATAATCTACAATCTCTCGAAACGCCTTTTCAGAAGAAAAAATCCAGGCCTGAACTAAAACCTGCCAAATCCTCTGGCGCAAGCATCGCTCCCCCAATAAGCAAAATCTGTGAAAGTGAGAAAGGAGTAAAAGCACAGGACGACAGTATCAGTCAAGTTTCCAATCAAGCCGTGCGTCACTCAATGAGAGTAAGAAaaccatccattcattttctgcaTGCTCTGGCTACGTCCACCTCCAGATCGTACAGCCACAGTAATGCTCTGCTGCGCCGCTCCAAACAGCTCCTGCTGAACAAGGCCAGCAATGAACGGAAAAAGGAGGAGCAACAGAGTAGCCTGGAACCGTCATGGGGGAGAGAGCAACTCTGTGGCCACGGGAAGACGAACGTCCCCCAAGACCTGAGCAGAGTGGCAGGCGTCTCGATCGACTCGATCTTCAACCCGAAAGAAACGCTAAGGTGGTGGCCCCCGGCGGCTGAGGAGCAGTCAATGAACCAAGAGCTCGCCAGGCGAATCCGACTCATCTCCGATACCTGGGTCTCGGACACGGTTGAAAACCAAGAAAGAGAAATGACCTTTGATTCTACTTTGGACGATGTAAGCGATGGTTCATTCGTCAAAACCGAACGTTCCTCTGTGGTTCGAGCGCTTTTCGACTGTTCCCCCAACAAGCCAAGGTCCTGTAGCATGCAGCAGCTGTCCTCCTGGTTCATGGAGACCACGGAGACGCAATCTCTGGCTATTGTCAAGAAGACGAGCTCCCGTAACCCTTTTGAACTCATGCACTTTCCTCGCTCCGTCAATAAAAAAAGCGTGTGCCACAGTCCTCAGGCTGAGCGACTACGCAGGCACATTAAGAAGTTTGCCAAAACTGTGCCAAAAAGTCCTTCTCAACATCAGAAGGCTCAGAGAAGGCTACAGAGGAACAGCCCACCACTGGCAGCACACAAGCAACAGGTGTTTGGTTGCCAGCTTGCAAAAGGCAACGCCAAACATACAGTTCTGTGGTGGAGAAGAGGAACATTTAGCAGATACCAGGCCACTGTAGTCAGAGCCAAGACAAGGTTCTGCAACcagaaagaaagggagaggTTTCGAAACAAGCAGAGGAATGAG encodes the following:
- the lcorl gene encoding uncharacterized protein lcorl isoform X1 is translated as MATVQCSKCTAERKGFRRELDSWRHKLIHYIGFESILEGIYGPMLLRDLNLFDDCEPEEVEDWSPESSCSQCSFCNLLLDKLNDQVPAALSPLSSPSDYSPCLISESSQSAHRFLQAVFHKKDVSLGCDSNIPLVAQELMKKMIHQFALEYASKCLLHPSTNGVMRTPSPLLETETSDAPLDLTVCRSQEEKESHPELDGVLDLSNRNAATSSSLSNHNGTGSLLQSENMGDLGHRGTKRHQTSVLDAVLSSLCPAHSSLLHKILKMAQHEKRLSFLNHKPVGQMESYCSRCGVNPHDSVNTLAVPLSECKSHNHKPCYPLTDCDHQGHGSTFYHPGDSKSNCNIPHYPLKDCKSKSSAGSSYSCVQRCRMETYTALCPKRLHCASCLGHISKVVCPFASTRSSMCSPSSMVCCNQHNCHFCPCYSKHMCLMQVRNSQEIGFGDQDPPCPVLKMEQSPSPPPLSPVSSDISKKMDENPPFLLHHGHEVEAEQIVRNYFMNSIQHKADGDTTTEEGQQYMTTSQAERNQSRTLLQDVLNRFSKTIDTIRPLDKDQEQPQSPSQSLQCPGDAHLTEIITKVLHKGSASDYNLSDLFNQHDSNEPKSPNTRSRRRQEVLAAIATPVDDASNRRKVLKIKRELAMLDHNRERNVPPVKRSRLKDGNVLTVSDLNPNKETEREMKEDVESTENHRIRKRPPNVLSAAGGRDEGKGELRTVITTEDVKILEAEGKQIEKTSEETYFTLSATKIPTLEFRRNYSRGECQQAQISASSAKLSGGESDKGVEGSDDEGGKNHKPAPLAQNLGRNSEGKVWPERQKDQMNHSKDERRSKRNIVPPQRFSSYVTEPRMFFVARFDDGILNRRSILPSSPLDDSSKGPCARVPQLESRHETPLSPPEHTESLALEAPQRKQCRPSHTKSKGHIAQSVATRGRGHAAQQASSDTPPNPLDVNVGDSSATCAEGPASPPTDYTSPIKLMFVSPVEDKKGVRYSLKSAASGSSAQAEEHFDPCEVSSWSGSPEKHKNHSTESGTSLVKTTPSPSKSASSPTGSASLPTKSASPPSRSVSSPGKYFPSKPKSPSSPANSSSPRSKSMSSPAKSSTSKSSPSSPAKSTSSASPSPKPKSPKSASSSPKIGSRRNGETTPTKRVAGPDSQRSPCDLPAFHETTPPKRRPGRPKKLGPQLEQKVKRPIGRPRKQKAVDSVIGSKTVEPVVASDIEENVNKNLKITVVYGRSRRHKRMVSECFDKLQTDFHDAWQAAALKSDLRISMCSSTKNPGGTEATSTEELTFVSPVKECATQSSSNIKCHKGDNGVPSRKPGRPAKVKISGISVTVTAVSPRQRKIQINRDNLQSLETPFQKKKSRPELKPAKSSGASIAPPISKICESEKGVKAQDDSISQVSNQAVRHSMRVRKPSIHFLHALATSTSRSYSHSNALLRRSKQLLLNKASNERKKEEQQSSLEPSWGREQLCGHGKTNVPQDLSRVAGVSIDSIFNPKETLRWWPPAAEEQSMNQELARRIRLISDTWVSDTVENQEREMTFDSTLDDVSDGSFVKTERSSVVRALFDCSPNKPRSCSMQQLSSWFMETTETQSLAIVKKTSSRNPFELMHFPRSVNKKSVCHSPQAERLRRHIKKFAKTVPKSPSQHQKAQRRLQRNSPPLAAHKQQVFGCQLAKGNAKHTVLWWRRGTFSRYQATVVRAKTRFCNQKERERFRNKQRNENRFNATGRSNGPAGNELQSKHGALHRSVKRNLSEYLVIDAADQIQGPVDVPKEQNICSKAWSPETLKECRVFLRKINSPDSESAEEEWDSCTVTLDDGSPPAYLFAGGARKLVGVVKAVKTEERNMNSRTASREPVGPEPKSAQGQSELPAGRQRGKYKGPGAVASEPQPAKMLRQSRVRGLTGPRWCDFVFEN